CGCACCGACCGGGTCCTCTGGATCGTCATCGTCACCGCCGGCCTGCTAGCCGCCCTCGGCGGCCTGCTGCTCTCCGGCCGACTGGCCTCCGTCGCCTCCGTGCAGGGCAACGGCTACATCTTCACCGTCTTCGCCGCGGCCGTCATCGGCGGCATCAGCCTCAACGGCGGCAAGGGCACTGTGTTCGGAGCCTTCACCGGCATCCTGCTCCTCTTCATGATCCAGAACGTGCTCACCCTCGGCGGCGTCCCTGCCCAGTGGATCGGCGCCCTCAACGGCACCATCATCCTCATCGCCCTGGCGGTGTCCCGCATCACCGGAGGCAAAGCCCAGGACTGATCGGGTTGTCGGAAGTTGTGTCGACAACCCACCGGAGTCGACGTCCCGCGAACGTGGAGAGCCTCGTCGGGTTGGATTCGGTTCCACACCAGAACCCACCTGACGAGGCCACCACAAGCATGCGCCCGGCGCAGTGGGCATCCAGCAGGCCCGGACCCCGCGGGCCGACACGCGCGGTTCCTGATCCGCGACCGGCACGACGAGTTCCCGGCACTGTTCGGCGCCGTCCTCGCCGACGCGGGGCATCCGGGTCGTTCTCAGTGGAGTCCGGATCCCGCAGATGAACGCGATCATGAAGCGCTGGATTCACAGCTGCCGCCGCGAGCTTCTCGACCGAACGCTGATCCGGAACCAGTAGCACCTGCTCCACGACGCTGCGCGAGTGAGCACTTCTACAACACCCACCGACCAAGCAGCCCTCACCCGGCTCGACATCCGCCGATGGCCGCAACTGGGAGGCATCCTCAACGAGTACCATCACGCCGCTTGACCTGCACGGACGACATTTTCGGCAAGCACAGGGCCGTAGCGTTTCCTCCGCGCGAGCGGGAGGTGGTCCGGTGTTGAACGTGCCGATGTTCACCAGTGCGCCGTCTTCCCCGCGCGAGCGGGACGGTCCGGGCACGGCGGACCGCGCGACAGCACGACCACGAGCCCGTGCCGCCTACGCCACCCCGGGCGCCACCACCGACGCGAGCACGACGGCGGCGAGCACGGCGCCCAGCCGGCCACGTCCCGGCCTCATCGGACCGACTCGCTGACCGCCGGGAGGACCGTCGTCGCGGGCGCGACGGCCTCGTTGTCGATCGGCCGGGCGTCGCGGACGCCCGCCGCCAGGGTGACCACCGCGCGGAAGGTGACCCGGCCGACCGCGGCGTCCTCGGGCGTGAACGTGTAGTTGAACGGGAACGCCACCGTGCGGGCGGGCACGTACTGCGTGGCGCGGGCGATCTCGGTGAAACCGCCGGGTGTGCTCCGGTAGAGCGTGACGGTGGCGTGCTCCGGGATCCGCTGGTTGGTGACGGCCACCTCGACGGCCTTGGTCTTCCCCGGTCTGCCCCGAACCGGCACGGTGAACGACGCGATCCGCACGTCGTGGGTCCGCACGACCACGGTCCGGGACGTGGCGGCCGTGCGCCCGTCGGCGGAGGTGGCGGTCATCCGCACCACGTAGTCGCCGTCGGCCGCGAACCGGTGGTCGACGTCGCGGCCGGTGGCCGCGGTGCCGTCGCCGAAGTCCCACTCGGTCCGGGTGATCGGCTGTCCCGCCTCGTCGTGGGTGTAGTCGGAGAAGCTGACCGTGTCCAAGGTCGACGGGTCCGGGATGGACAGTCCGATGTGGGCGGTCAGTGGCGGCGCGACGTCCAGTTCAAGCAGGGTGTCGCCGGCTCCCGGCGACCAGTACGCCACCTGGACCCGGTAGGTCTGCCCGGCGGTGACGGCCAGGACGCCTCGGTAGTGGTTCGCGCAGTACACCTCGGTCAACGCGCCGAAGGAGTCACCGGTGTAGACGGCGACCGCGGACTGGTGGTCGTAGGGCTGGTCGAGGGTGATCGACTCGGAGCGCGGCGCCGTGAAGGCGAACCACGCAGACGGGATCAGGCGGCCGGTGATGCCGTCGCACGTGGGGTCGGGCTCTCCCGGCTCCCCGGTGGCCGCGCCGAGCCGGGTGTCGACGGTGGCGGGCACCGTCGAGATCGGCGTGGCGTCGGCGAAGTGGTCGTTGGCGGGCGGGAGCAGCTCGTCGACGGTGAGCCGGATGGAACCGCTCCACCAACCGCCGACGACCACCATGAAGTGGTAGGTGGTGCCCGCGGTGACCCGCAGCAGCGCCGGGTCGTCCCAACCGCTCGAGCAACCGGTATCCGGCGCCCTCTCCAGCGCGCCGCGCGAACCGGTGTAGACCGCCACGAATCCGTAACCGCTGCCGACCAGGTCGAAGGCCAGGACGCCGTCCGAGCCGGCCGTGTAGTCGTACCAGACCGAGGCTTCGTCGCTGGTCGTGCAGAGCGGGTCGTCCTCGGCCGGCGTCGCCTCGGCGAGGTCGGCGTCGGCCCCGAACGGCAGCGCCGTGATCGCGACCGCCTGGTCGAAATCGTCGTTCGCCGGCGGTGCCGCCTGCGCCACCCTCGGCGCCAAGGCCGCCAGCACTGCCGTGATCGCGACCGCGATCACGGCCCGTAATCGTGTCCGTCCCCCTGAGGACAGGTTCATCCGTTTCCTCCCTTGAGTCGGGCCCCTCCACGATGGCGGAACCCCCGTTGGTGATGTCGATCGGCAGGCCCCCGGTGTGACAAGCGGGCGCGGAACGCCGCCTGTGGGGTGCTGGAACTCTGCTCTGAGGCGCTGAGCTGCGATGATCGCGTCCGACGTGCTGTAGGAGCACGATCGTGAGGCGTGGTGCTACGACTGCTGTACCTGATCTTCGTCCGGGTCGTCGGCTGGTTGGTTCTGCTCGGCCGGTCACCGGCGGCCAAGGATGTGAAGTTGCTGGTGCTGCGGCACGGAGTCGCCGTGCTGCGCCGAACCAACCCCCGCCCACGGTGGGACTGGGCCGATCGCGCGGTGCTCGCCGCGTTGGTTCGACACCTACCCGACCGGTTGCGACAACACCGGTTGGTGACACCGTGAACCCTCCTGCGATGGCACCGGCACCTCGTCGCGAAGAAGTGGACCCACCCCAACCACACCGGCCGACCGCCGGTCGACGAGACCAGACCAGACCAGACCCGGGACTGTAAAACGAGTGGCTCTGGCCCGTGGCCGGTGGTGACACAGAGCATCTGTCAGGGCAGGAGAACGCGGTGGCGGAGCAGGTCGAATCCGGTACGCCCGTGCATCTGCCTCATGATCCTCTTGGTGCGGGTGTTGACGGCGCGGGCCGTCGCGATCCACTCGGTGAGTTTCACGTCGTTGCCCGCGGCCGGTGTCAACAGGGCGGCGAAGCCGCGCACCAGATCGGCGAGTGCGGTCATCTCCGGGCACGCCATGGTGATCTTCTCCAGCAGGGCCGTGTCCTTCGGGCGCAGGTTGTCGGCTTTGGTGAGCAGGAGGCGGCTGGCGTGACGGGAGGTCGTGACCGGGCGGTCGCCTTCGGCGCGACCCTGGTTGAGGTAACGGACAAGCAGGTTGGCGCTGCCGGTGTAGCCCGATTCCCGGATTTCCGCGAGCAGGTGGGTGACGGGGACCGCGGGGTCGGCCGCGCGGCGGGCACGCGGATGGTCACGGTAGGGGTCGGGCGGTAGGCGGGAGCGATGCGCGACGCGTGGGGTTCGGGCATGCGTGCATACCGTTTGGCCGTATTGAGGGTGACGCCGAGGCGCCGTGAGCAGTCGAGCAGGCCGACGCCCCGGCTGAGCAGGTCGTGGACCTTGTTCCAGCGGTCGCGGACGGTCTGCTCGTGAACTCCGCCTGGGCGGGGTGGGTTGACGGTGGCCCAGCACCCGGCGTGCGCGCGGACCTCGACCAGGACCTTGTCGCAGAGATTGCGCCACAGATGCCATTGATCACTGACCTGCACCGCGTCGGGCAGGACGCGGCGGACGGCCTCGGCGTAGGTGGCCGACCCGTCCCGACACACGACCTCGACACCGGAATGCTCGCGCAGCCACGACTCCGGGGTGGCCGCGTCACGGCCGGGCAGGACCTCGACACGTCGACCGGTCTGGGCATCGATGACGATCGTGGCGTAGCGGTGGCGTCGGCGCAGGGCGAAGTCGTCCACGCCGATCACCCGGGGGACCTTCGGTTCGGGCAGTGGCAGGCGCCGTAGACGGCGCAACGCCGTGCTGCGGGACACGGGCACGGCGAGGAGGTCGGTCAGGCGTGCGGCCGCCCGGCCGCATAATTCCTGCGCCACTTGGTATATCTGCCGGACAAGCCGCACCGCGCGGCGCTGGTGGCGCTCCGGCAGTCCGGGAACCTGTTCCCGGAAGGTCTGCCGTCGACAGCCCAGGGCTGGGCAGACCAGCCGGCGTACGCGCAGCTGCACGACGGCTTGTTGGTTCCAGATGAGGATCGAAGCCACTGAGGTTCCGGGGGAACCCCAGGGTCATGCAACCGGCCTGCGCTCACCTGATGCCGCGAATTGCGCAACTCCTCCTGGAGCCGGTCGTTGTTGACGGTCGTTGCCGCAGGAGCAGATCATGAGTCTGCTCGCAGTGGTGCGTGTCGGGTGAGGTGCGAACCGGCCGAGCGGCGGTTCGCGGGTGGTGCCGACCTTCGAGCGGGACTGGGGAGACTTCGATGTCCGCAGTGCGCAACCTCGGTGCGGTGCTGGTGGCCGCGTCGGTGCTGGTGGCCGGCGCCCCTGCCGCGGTTGCCGGGCCACCGGATGTGGTGCCGTGCCTCGGAACAGCGGCTTGCACGTCCGGGCAGCTCCCCGACGGCACCCCGTACCAGTTCGCCAGGCCGGACCGGTGGAACGGCGTGGTGCTGGTCGACCTGGACTTCGCCGACGGCGGGCTGGGCACGCCGCTGACCGCGAGTCTCGTCCAGCGCGGCTACGCCGTGGGCGGCACGACCAGGACTGTCACCGGGTGGCGCATCGACCGGGCGATCGACAACCAGGCCGCCGCGCTCGCTCGTTTCGAGACGGCGTTCGGTTCCGCCCGGTGGGCGATCGCCGAGGGCCGTTCGATGGGAGGGTTCGTGGCCGCGGGCGCCGCGCAGGTCCACCCCGACCTGTTCGACGCCGCCGTGCCGTTCTGCGGCGGGCTCGGCGGTTCGGTCGGGCAGTGGAACCAGAAGCTCGACACCGTGTTCGCGCTGAAGACGTTGTTGTTCCGCGACAGCGCCCTGCCCGTGGTCGGGATTCCC
This genomic window from Saccharothrix sp. HUAS TT1 contains:
- a CDS encoding PKD domain-containing protein, whose protein sequence is MIAVAITAVLAALAPRVAQAAPPANDDFDQAVAITALPFGADADLAEATPAEDDPLCTTSDEASVWYDYTAGSDGVLAFDLVGSGYGFVAVYTGSRGALERAPDTGCSSGWDDPALLRVTAGTTYHFMVVVGGWWSGSIRLTVDELLPPANDHFADATPISTVPATVDTRLGAATGEPGEPDPTCDGITGRLIPSAWFAFTAPRSESITLDQPYDHQSAVAVYTGDSFGALTEVYCANHYRGVLAVTAGQTYRVQVAYWSPGAGDTLLELDVAPPLTAHIGLSIPDPSTLDTVSFSDYTHDEAGQPITRTEWDFGDGTAATGRDVDHRFAADGDYVVRMTATSADGRTAATSRTVVVRTHDVRIASFTVPVRGRPGKTKAVEVAVTNQRIPEHATVTLYRSTPGGFTEIARATQYVPARTVAFPFNYTFTPEDAAVGRVTFRAVVTLAAGVRDARPIDNEAVAPATTVLPAVSESVR